In the genome of Verrucomicrobiota bacterium, the window GCCTTCTCAATTGGGCCACCATGCGTGCGCCTTGAGCAGCATCAATCCAGAGCCACATGCCATCGGCCTGGCCTTTGTGGAGGACCACGCCGAGGAACGCGCCCGTCTGATCAAGCTCATCAAAAACTCTCCCGGCCTTGAACTCGTGGCGGCCTGCGCAAGCGCTGAGGAAGCCCTGGCGATAATCCCTCCCCTGCGCCCGGAGGTCATCATCTTGGATATTCAACTGCCCGGTCTTTCGGGCATTGATTGTGCCGCCCGGCTCGCGGCCACCTTGCCTTCGGCGCAAATCATGATGCTGACGGTGATCGAGGATCACGAACGGCTTTTCCAGGCCCTGGCCGCCGGCGCATCCGGCTACTTGCTCAAGAAAACGCCGGGAACCAAAATCCTCGAAGCCATTCGGGAGTTGCATCAGGGCGGCGCGCCGATGTCCGGGCAAATCGCCCGGCAAGTCGTGGCGTTCTTTCAACCGCGCAAGACGGAGTATTCTGAAGCCGTCCGGCTTTCGCCCACCGAGGACACCATCCTCCGCTGCCTTGCCCAGGGACTTCTCTACAAAGAAATCGGCCAGCGGCTTGGCGTCCAGATGAGCACGGTGCGCACGCACATCTGGCACATCTACCGCAAACTCCAC includes:
- a CDS encoding response regulator transcription factor — its product is MGLAFVEDHAEERARLIKLIKNSPGLELVAACASAEEALAIIPPLRPEVIILDIQLPGLSGIDCAARLAATLPSAQIMMLTVIEDHERLFQALAAGASGYLLKKTPGTKILEAIRELHQGGAPMSGQIARQVVAFFQPRKTEYSEAVRLSPTEDTILRCLAQGLLYKEIGQRLGVQMSTVRTHIWHIYRKLHARNRTEAVRKAFPNGLPP